In a genomic window of Pedobacter sp. KBS0701:
- a CDS encoding polyprenyl synthetase family protein, translating to MPGIEQIKTPIAADIKAFEKTFKESMHSDAPLLDRITHYIVKQKGKQMRPMFVFFAAKLCGGITESTHRGAALVELLHTATLVHDDVVDNAYERRGFFSINALWKNKIAVLVGDYLLAKGLLLSVNNNEHRLLQIVSEAVKQMSEGELLQVEKVRRMDISEDLYFDVIRQKTASLIASCCAAGAASAGADDATIEKMRLFGEKVGIAFQIKDDTFDFGTDDVGKPLGIDIKEKKVTLPLIYALNKAEKTERKKMINLVKNHQDDPVKIQQIIDFVNAHQGVYYANEKMLEYQQSAFNILHSFDAGEARTGLEQLVLYTTERKK from the coding sequence ATGCCGGGAATCGAACAGATAAAAACACCTATAGCTGCTGATATTAAAGCGTTTGAAAAAACCTTTAAGGAATCTATGCATAGCGACGCACCGTTGCTGGATAGGATTACCCATTATATTGTAAAGCAAAAAGGCAAACAAATGCGACCGATGTTTGTGTTTTTTGCGGCTAAACTGTGCGGCGGAATTACAGAATCAACCCATCGCGGAGCTGCTTTGGTAGAGCTTTTACATACGGCCACTTTGGTACATGATGATGTGGTAGACAATGCTTACGAACGCCGTGGCTTTTTTTCTATCAACGCTTTATGGAAAAATAAAATTGCCGTTTTGGTAGGTGATTATCTGCTGGCTAAGGGATTACTACTTTCGGTAAACAATAATGAGCACCGTTTGTTACAGATTGTATCGGAAGCGGTGAAACAGATGAGTGAAGGTGAGTTGCTGCAGGTAGAAAAGGTACGGAGAATGGACATTTCGGAAGATTTATATTTTGATGTGATCCGACAGAAAACGGCTTCGTTAATTGCTTCCTGCTGTGCTGCGGGTGCTGCTTCAGCTGGTGCTGATGATGCTACGATAGAAAAAATGCGCCTTTTTGGTGAAAAAGTTGGGATTGCCTTTCAGATTAAAGACGATACGTTCGATTTTGGAACCGATGATGTTGGAAAGCCTTTGGGTATTGATATTAAAGAAAAGAAAGTAACCTTGCCTTTAATTTATGCCTTAAATAAAGCGGAGAAGACAGAACGTAAAAAAATGATCAACCTGGTTAAAAACCATCAGGACGATCCGGTTAAAATACAACAGATTATTGATTTCGTAAATGCCCACCAAGGGGTGTATTATGCAAATGAGAAAATGTTGGAGTACCAGCAATCAGCATTTAATATTCTGCACAGTTTTGATGCAGGTGAAGCCAGGACAGGTTTAGAACAGCTTGTACTGTATACCACTGAACGTAAAAAATAA
- a CDS encoding TerC family protein, protein MGNELLFSLGFLLFIVLILALDLGLFSRKEHVVSLKQAGVMSLIMVALAIGFYFILLTEGHQLHGIKYFAHLQEIVTKHQHHIKLVPGDFEGSLAVYKQNLGLEFLTGYVIEYALSVDNIFVIVLIFSAFAVEEKYYHRVLFWGILGAIIMRFIFIFVGAALITKFAWILYVFGAFLVFTGVKMFFSKEEDDKIDPENHPVVKWASKIFSIHPKYEGKNFFVKIDHKRMVTPLFLVLLIVEFTDLLFAVDSIPAIFAVTKDPYIVFFSNIFAIMGLRSMFFLLVNIIHKFHYLKTGLAFLLAFIGVKMLGHTYLEKWGFTTEHSLIVILSILVISIVASLVFPKKKVHVKH, encoded by the coding sequence ATGGGTAACGAATTACTTTTTAGCTTAGGTTTTCTTCTTTTTATTGTACTGATTCTTGCTTTAGACCTTGGTCTTTTTAGCAGGAAAGAGCATGTAGTGAGTTTAAAACAAGCCGGGGTAATGAGTTTGATTATGGTTGCCCTGGCCATCGGCTTTTATTTTATCTTGCTAACTGAAGGCCACCAGCTACATGGAATTAAGTATTTTGCCCACCTGCAAGAGATTGTAACCAAACACCAGCATCATATTAAACTGGTTCCGGGCGATTTTGAAGGGAGTTTGGCGGTTTATAAGCAAAACCTTGGACTGGAGTTTTTAACAGGCTACGTAATTGAGTATGCACTTTCGGTAGATAATATCTTTGTTATCGTGCTTATTTTTTCTGCATTTGCAGTTGAAGAAAAATATTATCACCGCGTATTGTTCTGGGGGATATTGGGCGCCATCATTATGCGTTTCATATTCATTTTTGTAGGTGCAGCGCTGATTACCAAATTTGCCTGGATACTTTATGTTTTTGGAGCTTTCCTGGTATTTACCGGTGTGAAGATGTTTTTCAGTAAGGAAGAAGATGATAAAATTGATCCGGAAAATCACCCTGTAGTGAAATGGGCTTCGAAAATATTTTCCATCCACCCAAAATACGAGGGTAAAAACTTCTTTGTAAAAATAGACCATAAAAGAATGGTTACACCATTGTTTTTGGTACTGTTGATTGTAGAGTTTACCGATCTGTTATTTGCAGTTGATTCTATTCCGGCTATTTTTGCGGTAACGAAAGATCCTTATATTGTATTTTTTTCTAATATTTTTGCTATCATGGGCTTGAGGTCTATGTTCTTTTTACTGGTAAATATTATTCACAAATTCCATTATTTAAAAACCGGATTAGCATTTTTACTGGCTTTTATTGGTGTAAAAATGTTAGGGCATACTTACCTGGAAAAATGGGGATTTACCACTGAGCATTCACTGATTGTGATTTTAAGCATCCTGGTGATTAGCATTGTGGCTTCATTGGTTTTTCCGAAGAAAAAGGTACATGTAAAGCATTAG
- a CDS encoding M20/M25/M40 family metallo-hydrolase, whose product MKYLFSTALLCTTLFANAQDKFGDVFAKINTDVQQNSKAYKTLKYETETIGHRLTGSANGAKAEQYAFDLLKSYGCEVKFQPFEVESWARKTINVEIGADKNSLVKMKAVTLAHSPVSADITGEIVDAGNGLEANYQASPEKFKGKIALIYLGVLPGSKAGTKSLHRSEKTAIATKYGAIGIIIINTVKDGVLLTGTASVTGKLIPIPAVCIGLEDGMTLKDQVKSQPQKAHIAMTNFSGMIKARNVVATFKGTELPKDKIVVGGHLDSWDLATGAIDNGIGSFAIMDMARTFKKLNLKTKRTVEFVLFMGEEQGLLGSKAYIDQAKKDGTLNKVKFMLNYDMTNDPKGFSTSRAEMKDLFISWGADIVKIDTGFKNLFNAGAGLHSDHQPFMLEGIPTGGGFGGKLPNNSGPFYHSDGDSFKLVDEQELKNTVRYSAMLTYALANTPKIPVGVQGEEELRAFLESQNLKEPLSIAGEWRWK is encoded by the coding sequence ATGAAATACCTTTTCTCTACAGCCCTTCTCTGTACCACTTTATTTGCCAATGCACAGGATAAATTTGGTGATGTTTTTGCCAAAATCAATACGGATGTACAGCAAAACTCAAAGGCTTACAAAACTCTTAAATACGAAACCGAAACCATCGGTCACCGTTTAACAGGTTCTGCAAATGGGGCAAAGGCAGAGCAGTATGCTTTTGATTTATTAAAATCTTATGGTTGCGAGGTAAAATTTCAACCTTTTGAGGTGGAAAGCTGGGCCAGAAAAACGATCAATGTAGAAATTGGGGCTGATAAAAATAGCCTTGTTAAAATGAAAGCCGTTACGTTGGCGCATTCGCCAGTAAGTGCGGATATTACAGGTGAAATTGTTGACGCTGGTAATGGATTGGAAGCAAATTATCAGGCCAGTCCTGAAAAGTTTAAAGGTAAAATTGCTTTGATTTATCTTGGGGTATTACCAGGCTCTAAGGCCGGAACAAAATCATTACACCGTTCAGAAAAAACTGCTATTGCCACAAAATATGGTGCCATTGGTATAATTATCATCAATACGGTAAAGGATGGTGTGCTTTTAACAGGAACGGCATCGGTAACGGGAAAATTAATTCCAATCCCTGCGGTTTGTATTGGTTTGGAGGATGGTATGACTTTGAAAGATCAAGTTAAATCGCAGCCACAAAAAGCGCACATTGCCATGACGAATTTCTCTGGTATGATTAAAGCCCGAAACGTAGTGGCTACTTTTAAAGGAACAGAATTACCAAAAGATAAAATTGTTGTCGGCGGACATTTAGACAGCTGGGATTTAGCCACGGGCGCTATTGACAACGGAATCGGTTCTTTCGCCATTATGGATATGGCACGGACGTTTAAAAAACTGAATTTAAAAACCAAACGTACAGTAGAATTTGTCTTATTTATGGGTGAGGAGCAAGGTTTGTTGGGCTCTAAAGCTTATATCGACCAGGCTAAAAAAGACGGAACCTTAAACAAGGTGAAATTTATGCTGAACTACGATATGACCAACGATCCGAAAGGTTTCTCTACTTCACGTGCTGAAATGAAAGACCTTTTTATATCTTGGGGAGCTGATATTGTAAAGATTGATACAGGCTTTAAAAACCTGTTTAATGCAGGAGCAGGTTTGCATAGCGATCATCAGCCGTTTATGTTGGAAGGTATTCCTACAGGAGGTGGTTTCGGAGGTAAATTGCCAAATAATTCCGGACCATTTTACCATTCTGATGGCGATAGCTTTAAACTGGTTGATGAGCAGGAACTTAAAAATACGGTACGCTACAGTGCCATGTTAACTTATGCATTAGCCAATACACCGAAAATCCCGGTAGGTGTTCAGGGCGAAGAAGAGTTGAGGGCTTTCTTAGAATCGCAGAACTTGAAAGAACCTTTAAGCATTGCGGGCGAGTGGAGATGGAAGTAA
- a CDS encoding CBS domain-containing protein, with the protein MKSVKHLLDTKQAVIISVSENISVLDALKVMTEKNISAVLVMEDEQLRGIFTERDYARKIILQGKSSKDTLIKEAMTAKPITIKFSDSIDHCMELMTDKHIRHLPIVESGEVKGMVSIGDVVKFIIADQKQTISQLESYISG; encoded by the coding sequence ATGAAAAGCGTAAAACACTTACTCGATACCAAACAGGCCGTCATTATCTCCGTATCAGAAAACATTTCTGTTCTGGACGCCTTAAAAGTGATGACAGAAAAAAATATCAGCGCCGTATTAGTCATGGAAGATGAACAACTTCGTGGCATTTTTACTGAACGCGATTATGCCCGAAAAATCATCCTGCAAGGCAAATCATCAAAAGATACCCTGATTAAAGAAGCCATGACCGCTAAACCCATTACCATCAAGTTTAGCGACAGTATTGATCATTGTATGGAATTGATGACCGATAAACACATCCGCCATTTACCAATCGTAGAAAGCGGTGAGGTAAAAGGTATGGTATCCATCGGCGATGTGGTAAAATTTATCATTGCGGATCAAAAACAGACCATTTCGCAATTGGAAAGTTATATTAGCGGGTAA
- the ahcY gene encoding adenosylhomocysteinase, with protein MSSVETTYIPYKVKDISLAEWGRKEIELAEAEMPGLMSLRKEFGPTQPLKGARIAGCLHMTIQTAVLIETLVALGAEVTWSSCNIFSTQDHAAAAIAAAGIQVYAWKGLNEEEFDWCIEQTLHFGPDQQPLNMILDDGGDLTNMVFDRFPELISNIKGLSEETTTGVHRLYERMKNGTLHLPAINVNDSVTKSKFDNKYGCRESLVDAIRRATDVMMAGKVAVVCGYGDVGKGSAESLSSQGVRVIVTEIDPICALQAAMEGYEVKKLATAIKEADIVVTTTGNCDIVREQHFRALKDKAIVCNIGHFDNEIDMAWLNGAYGDTKVEIKPQVDKYTIDGKDVIVLAEGRLVNLGCATGHPSFVMSNSFTNQTLAQLELWTNTGAYENKVYTLPKHLDEKVARLHLEKIGVELDVLDQHQADYIGVPVEGPFKADTYRY; from the coding sequence ATGTCATCAGTAGAGACAACTTATATTCCTTACAAAGTTAAGGACATTTCACTGGCAGAATGGGGCCGTAAAGAAATCGAATTAGCCGAAGCAGAGATGCCAGGTTTAATGAGTTTACGTAAAGAATTCGGTCCAACACAACCGTTAAAAGGTGCGCGTATTGCAGGCTGTCTGCACATGACCATCCAAACGGCTGTATTAATCGAAACATTAGTGGCCCTTGGTGCTGAAGTTACCTGGTCATCTTGCAATATTTTCTCTACACAAGATCACGCTGCGGCTGCAATCGCCGCTGCAGGTATTCAGGTTTATGCCTGGAAAGGTTTAAACGAAGAAGAATTCGACTGGTGTATTGAGCAAACTTTACACTTCGGTCCGGATCAACAGCCATTAAACATGATTTTGGATGATGGTGGCGATTTAACCAATATGGTTTTCGACCGTTTCCCTGAACTGATCTCGAATATTAAAGGTTTATCAGAAGAAACTACAACCGGTGTTCACCGTTTGTACGAAAGAATGAAAAACGGAACATTGCACTTACCTGCAATTAACGTTAACGATTCGGTTACCAAATCTAAATTCGATAACAAATACGGATGTCGTGAGTCATTGGTTGATGCGATCCGTCGTGCTACTGATGTAATGATGGCTGGTAAAGTGGCTGTTGTTTGTGGTTATGGCGATGTGGGTAAAGGTTCTGCAGAATCTTTAAGCTCACAGGGTGTACGTGTTATTGTAACTGAAATTGATCCAATCTGTGCATTACAAGCTGCAATGGAAGGTTACGAAGTTAAAAAATTAGCTACTGCTATTAAAGAAGCTGATATCGTGGTAACCACGACTGGTAACTGTGATATCGTTCGCGAGCAACATTTCAGGGCATTAAAAGATAAAGCGATTGTTTGTAACATCGGTCACTTCGATAACGAAATCGATATGGCTTGGTTAAACGGTGCTTATGGCGATACCAAAGTGGAGATTAAACCTCAGGTTGATAAATATACCATCGATGGTAAAGACGTAATCGTTCTTGCTGAAGGTCGTTTGGTTAATTTAGGTTGCGCAACTGGTCACCCAAGTTTTGTAATGAGTAACTCATTTACCAACCAAACTTTAGCTCAATTAGAGCTTTGGACCAATACTGGTGCTTACGAAAACAAAGTATATACTTTACCTAAGCATTTAGATGAAAAAGTTGCCCGTTTACACTTAGAAAAAATCGGTGTAGAATTAGATGTTTTGGATCAACACCAGGCTGATTATATCGGCGTACCGGTTGAAGGTCCTTTTAAAGCAGATACATACAGATACTAG
- a CDS encoding DUF6370 family protein, with the protein MKKIIFALVLGVFSVAVNAQTSPQKLATAKVVTKQVVDIACGECQFKMKGKDCELAVKIDGKPYFVDGKGIDDFGDAHGKHGFCNAVSKAEVTGEIVNNRFKAKEIKLLPVKK; encoded by the coding sequence ATGAAAAAAATAATATTCGCCCTTGTACTTGGTGTGTTTTCAGTTGCTGTAAATGCCCAAACCAGTCCTCAAAAACTTGCAACTGCAAAAGTAGTAACCAAACAGGTGGTCGATATTGCCTGTGGCGAATGTCAGTTTAAAATGAAAGGTAAAGATTGTGAGTTAGCAGTTAAAATTGACGGTAAACCTTATTTTGTCGATGGCAAAGGCATTGATGACTTTGGCGATGCCCACGGTAAACATGGTTTTTGCAATGCGGTAAGTAAAGCAGAAGTTACCGGCGAAATCGTAAACAACCGCTTTAAAGCAAAAGAAATAAAGTTATTACCGGTTAAGAAGTAG
- a CDS encoding polysaccharide deacetylase gives MKLSKSILLSMFFTCFFCAEIFAQNFEDIKRYKVSFALASGANEKLIAVRSFSANNQKYLLLVNPETLDTRVDLSSNYATSSLQFQNVLAIFKNTAYIKSIEAAAAKDLQLQNAGIDHAIPNEKGITLTIDLCPSHKALDRIIFQSVFDEFKKTEQPAPLAVSVSGKWMLKHQDDLNWLKGLVEKKKLNITWVNHTYNHEVNKLPLAENFLLAPGTNLDVEVLENEKMMLKNGLIPSVFFRFPGLVSDEAIVEKIEAYGLIPVGSDAWLAKGQQPNAGSIVLIHGNGNEEIGVKDFIQLLKTKQADVKNKQWLLFDLREGLEKEFE, from the coding sequence ATGAAATTATCTAAATCCATACTGCTCAGCATGTTTTTCACCTGCTTCTTCTGCGCTGAAATTTTTGCACAAAATTTTGAAGATATTAAACGCTATAAGGTAAGTTTTGCCCTCGCAAGTGGTGCTAATGAGAAGTTGATTGCGGTCAGAAGTTTTTCGGCAAATAACCAAAAATATTTATTGCTGGTAAATCCTGAAACATTAGATACCAGGGTAGATTTGTCCAGTAATTATGCCACAAGCAGCTTACAGTTCCAAAATGTATTGGCGATTTTTAAAAACACGGCTTATATAAAATCAATAGAAGCCGCAGCTGCTAAAGATCTGCAGCTGCAAAACGCAGGGATTGATCACGCCATTCCGAATGAAAAGGGCATTACTTTAACGATCGATCTTTGTCCTTCGCACAAGGCTTTAGACCGGATTATTTTCCAATCAGTTTTCGACGAATTTAAAAAGACAGAGCAGCCCGCCCCACTTGCGGTTTCCGTTTCAGGTAAATGGATGTTAAAACACCAGGATGATCTGAATTGGTTGAAAGGTTTGGTAGAGAAAAAGAAATTGAATATTACCTGGGTAAACCATACTTATAACCATGAAGTCAATAAACTGCCATTGGCTGAAAATTTCCTGCTGGCTCCGGGAACCAACTTAGACGTAGAGGTATTAGAAAATGAAAAAATGATGTTAAAAAACGGTTTAATCCCATCGGTATTTTTCCGGTTTCCAGGATTGGTATCGGATGAGGCGATTGTTGAAAAAATTGAAGCTTACGGATTAATCCCTGTTGGAAGCGATGCCTGGTTAGCCAAAGGACAGCAACCTAACGCGGGCAGCATTGTGCTGATTCATGGTAACGGGAACGAAGAAATTGGGGTGAAAGATTTTATCCAGTTGCTAAAAACGAAACAAGCTGATGTGAAAAACAAACAATGGTTGCTTTTCGATTTAAGAGAGGGTTTAGAGAAAGAATTTGAATAA
- a CDS encoding GtrA family protein — MDLFFRILKFGLTGFLGMAIDFGATWLCKEKIKINKYIANAIGFTLAVTNNYLINRIWTFESTNTHWATEFSKFLVVSLIGLGLNTFIIYLFHQRKNGTNFYVAKFFAIVIVFVWNFLANMLFTFR; from the coding sequence ATGGATTTATTCTTCCGCATCTTAAAATTTGGATTAACAGGTTTTCTCGGGATGGCGATAGATTTCGGCGCAACATGGCTGTGCAAGGAGAAAATCAAAATCAATAAGTACATTGCTAATGCCATTGGTTTTACTTTAGCCGTAACCAATAATTATCTCATTAATCGGATATGGACATTTGAAAGTACCAACACCCATTGGGCAACTGAATTCAGCAAATTTTTAGTAGTGAGTTTAATCGGCTTAGGTTTAAACACCTTCATCATTTATCTTTTTCACCAGCGGAAAAATGGCACCAATTTTTATGTAGCCAAATTCTTCGCGATTGTGATTGTTTTTGTGTGGAATTTTCTGGCGAATATGCTGTTTACTTTTAGGTAA
- a CDS encoding glycosyltransferase family 39 protein has product MNLKYTTLYKFLIVLLAIASIPALFGGVMEPDGALYASMSKNIILFKDWFNLYGRGADWLDKPHLTFWISAASFKIFGISSFAYKLPSFLFGLLGAWYLYKLAKDIYDEKTGLISTVIFLSALHIITSTFDVRAEIYITTFTLASIYHYYKAHQNSFWHLVAGSFFAACAILIKGIFVLIPVFAGFIIYWLLTKQYHQLLKPKWYIAILLIFVFITPELYSLYTQFDLHPEKIVFERTGVSGLKFFFWDSQFGRFFNNGPIKGKGDISFFLHTTLWAFLPWSVLFYTAVVNLFKRKNRIALAPESIMIWASAAVTFLIFSLSKFQLPHYILIIFPQFSIITALYLRKLSGNGLKIFFIIQNIIFILVIALLSVLVFFFGFDSPYLIIGILIVVLAISFLLFKGILLETIIARSAFLSVGLMIFLFIFFYPALLKYQSGMQAGNWLKQNYPTAKPAVLNYIDAFSFDFYAPGEVKYLHNYSDLDKSKHLKDLVIYIPEQELAKLKSEYHAEILKSFEYFHTTKLTGKFLNVKTRPQVLEHFYLVKIH; this is encoded by the coding sequence ATGAACTTAAAATATACAACCCTATATAAATTCCTGATCGTTTTACTTGCAATTGCGAGTATACCAGCACTTTTTGGCGGCGTGATGGAGCCCGATGGCGCATTGTATGCTTCCATGTCTAAAAACATTATTCTGTTCAAAGATTGGTTTAATCTTTACGGCCGTGGGGCCGACTGGCTGGATAAACCCCACCTCACTTTTTGGATTTCTGCAGCATCCTTTAAAATTTTCGGGATATCGTCCTTTGCCTATAAATTACCATCATTTCTATTTGGTTTACTGGGCGCGTGGTATTTATACAAGCTAGCTAAAGATATATACGATGAAAAAACCGGGTTAATCAGTACGGTAATTTTTCTTAGTGCCTTACATATCATCACCTCTACTTTTGATGTTAGGGCCGAAATTTACATTACAACTTTCACGTTAGCATCTATTTACCATTACTATAAGGCACATCAAAATTCTTTCTGGCACCTAGTAGCAGGTTCATTTTTTGCGGCCTGTGCAATATTAATCAAAGGAATTTTTGTACTGATTCCTGTATTTGCAGGCTTTATTATCTACTGGTTGCTTACAAAACAGTACCATCAGCTTTTAAAACCAAAATGGTATATCGCCATCCTTTTGATTTTTGTTTTTATTACCCCTGAATTGTATTCGCTTTACACGCAATTCGATCTGCATCCCGAAAAAATTGTTTTTGAAAGGACCGGTGTTTCGGGTTTAAAGTTTTTCTTTTGGGACAGTCAGTTTGGGCGTTTCTTTAACAATGGGCCAATTAAAGGCAAAGGGGATATTTCGTTCTTCTTGCATACCACCCTTTGGGCATTCCTCCCTTGGTCTGTACTATTTTATACGGCCGTAGTAAATCTGTTTAAAAGAAAAAATAGAATTGCTTTAGCTCCTGAAAGCATTATGATCTGGGCAAGTGCAGCGGTTACTTTTCTGATCTTTTCTCTTTCTAAATTTCAGTTGCCGCATTATATCCTGATCATCTTTCCCCAGTTTTCGATCATCACAGCGCTGTATCTGCGAAAGCTTAGTGGGAATGGCTTAAAAATCTTCTTCATTATACAGAACATCATTTTCATATTGGTTATTGCCTTACTTTCTGTCTTAGTCTTTTTCTTTGGATTCGACAGCCCATATTTAATTATCGGGATCCTGATTGTTGTTCTCGCCATCTCTTTCTTACTATTTAAAGGCATTTTACTGGAAACCATCATTGCCAGAAGTGCATTTTTATCTGTCGGATTAATGATATTTCTATTCATTTTTTTCTACCCGGCCCTTTTAAAATATCAATCAGGTATGCAGGCAGGTAATTGGTTAAAGCAAAATTATCCTACTGCTAAACCTGCAGTATTAAACTATATAGATGCATTTTCTTTTGACTTTTATGCCCCGGGAGAAGTAAAATATCTGCATAATTATAGTGATCTCGACAAGTCAAAGCATCTAAAAGACTTAGTTATTTACATTCCAGAACAGGAATTGGCAAAACTAAAAAGCGAATACCATGCTGAAATTCTAAAATCGTTTGAATACTTTCATACCACGAAACTGACGGGTAAATTTTTAAACGTGAAAACACGCCCCCAGGTTTTAGAACATTTTTATCTGGTTAAAATACATTAA
- a CDS encoding pyridoxine 5'-phosphate synthase — MTKLSVNINKIATLRNSRGGNNPDLVKVALDCERYGAQGITVHPRPDERHIRYQDVYDLKAVIATEFNIEGNCKEDKFVDLVLANKPAQVTLVPDAEGQITSNHGWDTVKHKDYLKEMVAVFQKEGIRVSIFVDPVVEMVEGAAETGTDRIELYTEAYAHNYFADREKALVNYIAAAHHANKLGLGINAGHDLDLHNLHYFAQSIPGLLEVSIGHALISDALYLGLETTVHKYLQQLA; from the coding sequence ATGACAAAGTTATCGGTTAATATCAATAAAATTGCTACACTTCGCAACAGTCGCGGAGGTAATAATCCTGATCTGGTTAAGGTTGCATTAGATTGCGAACGTTACGGTGCGCAGGGAATTACCGTGCACCCAAGGCCTGATGAACGCCACATTCGTTACCAGGATGTTTACGATTTAAAGGCTGTTATTGCGACAGAATTTAATATTGAAGGAAATTGCAAAGAAGATAAATTTGTTGATCTGGTTTTGGCCAACAAACCTGCTCAGGTTACATTAGTGCCTGATGCCGAAGGTCAAATTACTTCTAATCACGGTTGGGATACGGTTAAACATAAAGATTACCTGAAAGAAATGGTAGCTGTTTTTCAAAAGGAAGGCATCCGCGTTTCTATTTTTGTTGATCCGGTTGTAGAAATGGTTGAAGGCGCGGCTGAAACCGGAACAGACCGCATTGAATTGTACACAGAGGCTTATGCCCATAACTATTTTGCCGATCGCGAAAAGGCCTTGGTGAATTATATTGCGGCAGCACACCACGCCAACAAATTAGGTTTGGGAATTAATGCCGGTCACGATCTTGATTTACACAACCTGCATTATTTTGCACAGAGCATACCAGGTTTGTTAGAAGTTTCAATCGGTCACGCGTTAATTAGCGATGCACTTTATTTAGGTTTAGAAACAACCGTTCATAAATATTTACAACAACTTGCTTAG
- a CDS encoding DMT family transporter: MLKGILLVFFGACSFGILSTFVKLAYHEGYTLGDVTGAQAFFGAVILWVLFFFQSRTAAYKAKAIVPETPWWKMIIAGTCTGLVSIFYYQCVKLVPNSVAIILLMQFIWMSILMEYLIFKKKPTGLQLAAILLVLGGTVLASGMVETSIGSMDLKGISFGLLAALCYAGFLLLSGRIGNEYAPLKKSALMITGACILIFIIFPPAFLFNGALGGSLLKWGLIISVFGTVIPPLFYAEGVPRIGTAISSILSAAELPVAVMMAGFVLQEQVSFLRWVGVVVILSAMVLPNLKYLKKR; encoded by the coding sequence ATGTTAAAAGGAATTCTCCTTGTTTTTTTTGGTGCCTGTAGTTTTGGTATCCTGTCTACTTTTGTAAAACTCGCTTATCACGAAGGTTATACGCTGGGCGATGTAACCGGTGCCCAGGCTTTTTTCGGAGCGGTAATTTTATGGGTATTATTTTTCTTTCAAAGCAGAACAGCCGCTTATAAAGCTAAGGCTATTGTGCCTGAAACACCTTGGTGGAAAATGATCATCGCAGGAACCTGTACGGGCTTGGTGAGCATCTTTTATTATCAGTGTGTAAAGCTGGTACCCAATTCGGTAGCGATTATTTTATTGATGCAGTTTATCTGGATGAGTATTTTAATGGAATACCTCATTTTTAAAAAGAAACCTACCGGCTTACAATTAGCCGCTATTTTACTGGTTCTGGGTGGTACAGTTTTAGCCAGTGGAATGGTAGAAACCAGCATTGGAAGCATGGATTTAAAAGGGATTAGTTTTGGGTTGTTGGCTGCACTTTGTTATGCGGGTTTTTTATTATTAAGTGGTAGAATTGGGAATGAATATGCTCCACTAAAGAAAAGCGCGCTGATGATTACCGGCGCCTGTATATTAATCTTCATTATCTTCCCGCCAGCATTTTTGTTTAATGGTGCTTTGGGTGGAAGTTTATTGAAATGGGGATTGATTATCTCAGTTTTCGGTACGGTTATTCCCCCTTTATTTTACGCAGAAGGCGTGCCCAGAATTGGTACTGCCATAAGTTCGATATTAAGTGCAGCAGAGCTACCTGTTGCCGTAATGATGGCTGGTTTTGTGCTGCAAGAGCAGGTGTCGTTTCTAAGATGGGTTGGTGTTGTAGTAATTTTATCGGCGATGGTTTTGCCAAACCTGAAGTACCTTAAAAAAAGGTAG